The Schistocerca gregaria isolate iqSchGreg1 unplaced genomic scaffold, iqSchGreg1.2 ptg000665l, whole genome shotgun sequence genome includes a window with the following:
- the LOC126318310 gene encoding chaperone protein DnaK-like translates to MLHTLCKFSSASLRTNKAKASLNKRSYSAHNDPIIGIDLGTTYSCVAVMEGSSARVIENLEGDRTTPSVVAILEDGTRMCGMPAKRQAVTNPLNTFFATKRLIGRRYDESTTAKYMKMVPYKIVRGPNGDAWVQDSKGKNYSPSEVAAFVLTKMKETAESHLNKKVQKAVITVPAYFNDAQRQATKDAGKIAGLNVLRIINEPTAAALAYGMDKVENDRVIAVYDLGGGTFDISILEISAGVFEVKATNGDTFLGGEDFDTHLLEYIVEEFKKSTGLDLSKDRLALQRLKEASEKAKCELSSSLVAEINLPYITANASGPKHLNLKITRAKFESLVNDLILRSIDPCKRCLHDAKKTPSDIDEVVLVGGMTRVPKVREEVKAFFGKEPFKGVNPDEAVAIGAAIQAGVLGGEVKDLLLLDVTPLSLGIETLGGVMTKLIEANVTIPTKKSSVFSTAADNQTEVEIKVLQGERPMAADNKLLGRFNLVGIPPAPKGVPQIEVTFDIDANGMVSVSAKDKSTGKEQQIRIQTSGGLTPEEIEKMRRDAETYKSVDEAKRNSIEARNRAEMSLYDVEKGLTDYKEVLTEQERQQITEALEKARVVISNQSSTAEQINEAVSALQSTSNGIYTSCYNRRNNGSPGSQSSGSGSSSETVDGQN, encoded by the exons ATGTTACATACGTTGTGCAAGTTTTCGAGTGCATCTCTGCGCACCAACAAG GCAAAGGCGTCTCTAAATAAACGCAGTTATTC TGCGCACAATGACCCTATTATCGGGATCGATCTTGGAACTACCTACTCGTGCGTTGCCGTCATGGAGGGGTCGTCTGCACGTGTTATTGAGAACTTAGAGGGAGACCGAACGACGCCGTCTGTGGTGGCGATTCTCGAGGATGGCACCCGCATGTGTGGCATGCCAGCCAAGCGTCAG GCTGTGACCAATCCCTTGAACACGTTCTTCGCTACGAAGCGTCTGATTGGGAGGAGGTATGACGAAAGCACGACCGCCAAGTACATGAAAATGGTTCCGTACAAAATTGTACGTGGTCCGAATGGGGACGCGTGGGTTCAGGATTCTAAGGGCAAGAACTACTCCCCGTCCGAAGTAGCGGCCTTCGTGTTGACGAAAATGAAGGAGACTGCGGAGAGTCATTTGAACAAGAAGGTACAAAAGGCGGTGATTACCGTTCCTGCGTATTTCAACGACGCGCAGCGTCAGGCGACGAAGGATGCCGGTAAAATTGCTGGTCTCAATGTGCTTAGGATTATCAACGAGCCGACGGCGGCCGCCCTGGCTTACGGCATGGACAAGGTGGAGAACGATCGAGTTATCGCGGTTTACGATTTGGGTGGTGGGACGTTTGATATTTCGATTCTGGAAATTTCGGCTGGCGTGTTCGAGGTGAAGGCTACCAATGGAGACACGTTTTTGGGTGGCGAGGACTTTGACACTCACCTTCTGGAGTACATAGTGGAGGAGTTTAAGAAGTCCACTGGCTTGGATTTGTCGAAGGACCGTCTCGCGTTGCAGCGTTTGAAAGAGGCGTCTGAGAAGGCCAAATGcgaactttcttcttctttggtTGCGGAGATCAACTTGCCTTATATTACTGCCAATGCGTCTGGTCCCAAGCACTTGAATCTCAAGATTACGCGTGCCAAGTTCGAGTCGTTGGTGAATGACTTGATTCTGCGATCGATTGACCCGTGTAAGAGGTGCTTGCACGACGCCAAGAAGACTCCTTCTGACATCGACGAGGTGGTGTTGGTCGGCGGGATGACGCGTGTGCCCAAAGTGCGCGAGGAAGTTAAGGCGTTCTTTGGGAAGGAGCCGTTTAAAGGTGTGAATCCGGACGAGGCCGTTGCGATTGGCGCGGCCATTCAGGCGGGTGTGCTCGGTGGAGAGGTGAAGGATCTTTTGCTGCTCGACGTCACGCCGCTTTCTCTTGGTATCGAGACGCTGGGTGGCGTTATGACAAAGCTCATTGAGGCCAACGTTaccattcctacgaagaagtcttcTGTGTTTTCGACGGCGGCCGACAACCAGACAGAGGTTGAGATTAAGGTTTTGCAGGGTGAGCGTCCCATGGCGGCTGACAACAAGCTACTAGGTCGCTTCAACCTGGTTGGTATTCCGCCCGCACCCAAGGGCGTGCCTCAAATTGAGGTCACCTTCGACATCGACGCGAATGGTATGGTGAGCGTGTCAGCGAAGGACAAGTCTACCGGAAAGGAGCAGCAAATTCGCATCCAAACTTCTGGTGGTCTAACGCCCGAGGAAATTGAAAAGATGCGCCGCGACGCGGAGACCTACAAATCGGTAGACGAGGCGAAGCGAAACTCCATTGAGGCCAGGAACAGAGCCGAGATGTCCTTGTACGACGTCGAGAAGGGGCTCACGGATTACAAGGAGGTTTTGACCGAACAGGAGCGTCAGCAGATTACCGAGGCGTTGGAGAAGGCGCGCGTGGTTATCTCGAACCAATCCTCGACGGCAGAGCAAATCAACGAGGCGGTTTCTGCTTTGCAATCGACATCTAATGGCATTTACACATCGTGCTACAATCGTCGAAACAACGGGTCGCCTGGGTCTCAGAGCAGCGGGAGCGGTTCGAGCAGCGAAACGGTAGACGGGCAGAATTGA
- the LOC126318313 gene encoding acyl-CoA-binding domain-containing protein 6-like: MGNPHELFEEAATVVANSGLHLSQEQKLKLYALYKQANEGPCRTPCPGISNFIQRKKWKAWNALGNLDRGDAMKQYVELVRQVVSGWNCQNPQDAIETMDKGLGPRVSICARDFEDDVPVSICDWAVEGNEEKVRELLESGWDVNWQDESKRSALHMSIDRNHLSLAKFLIFSGADVNLQDSDGLTPLHYACICEYEGAIRLLLENKADINIKSRSQKAPRDLYDLSAIGEKS, translated from the exons ATGGGCAATCCTCACGAGCTATTCGAAGAGGCCGCTACGGTGGTTGCGAACAGCGGGCTGCACCTGAGCCAAGAGCAGAAATTGAAGTTGTATGCGTTGTATAAACAAGCGAATGAGGGGCCTTGTCGGACTCCGTGTCCAGGGATATcgaattttattcaaagaaaaaaatg GAAAGCATGGAACGCTTTGGGGAACTTAGACAGGGGGGACGCGATGAAGCAATACGTTGAGCTTGTACGCCAGGTGGTTTCAGGCTGGAAT TGTCAAAATCCACAGGATGCAATAGAAACGATGGACAAGGGACTGGGGCCCAGAGTGAGCATTTGCGCGAGGGATTTCGAAGA tgacgTGCCCGTTTCGATATGCGACTGGGCTGTAGAGGGAAACGAAGAGAAGGTCAGAGAGTTGCTCGAATCCGGATGGGATGTGAATTGGCAGGATGAGAGCAAGAGAAGCGCGCTACACATGTCGATCGATCGAAATCATCTGAGTTTAGCAAAGTTTTTGATTTTTTCGGGCGCTGACGTCAATTTGCAGGACTCTGACGGTTTGACGCCGCTGCACTATGCGTGCATATGTGAGTACGAAGGTGCCATAAGGCTGCTTCTAGAAAACAAGGCTGATATCAATATCAAAAGCCGAAGCCAAAAGGCGCCACGTGATCTGTATGATTTGTCTGCTATAGGGGAAAAAAGCTGA
- the LOC126318311 gene encoding peroxisome biogenesis factor 1-like, translated as MATLGAHCFSRLRVRPERGFENWASRIPRSLYFQPVVFEEDEDLESDGSQLEVPALLRGFEAWIEANVMNGVKGASCSAKEVADELSVPVTNGLLFCLQGGSGYYRVYCDAMERIGAAEALPSESARRAGAVGDSLARSPFESLINLFGGPLDEKRGREGGGGGRANSVATERKRERPTEEWLDRVMEDTSVYFIPRNVRFDERSVVVGKKKQIRRNKELFLSYGIFPSSVLLPSLVLPRAVSCCPPPKIAEIGGLDREIERCKLHIVGALCCRRLKRRIGDSWSNCVIHIYGQRRSGKTTLSVSLAHQFALCPRYRAYPAVFSGLARCGISSDELRRELALFFEEAIAHQPSVVVFDDLDLLVSLKGEHEYAAAEDAVRAHVVSSEFAKWLRLIANARHIVCVIFTSLERFSLPRELCQPGLVSVECATPSQESRVQIFERLLARKKLTLAPSVDVSSLVSKCEGYTAADLEQYLDRALHAASVRVVDAASLGGRAVGAHNGTSNEVSNKTSNEVSNKTSNETPNEMSKTSNEMSNEMSKTSNEMSKTPNKTSSGCFLASDRQVCDSSFPRWNLALEDFDAARLGFAPASLRGLKLQESGVTWADVGGLDEICEEIRQLLEWPIKYQFLYRLVPISRCANVLLYGPSGCGKTLLAHAAAKECGLNFLSVKGPELLDKYIGQSEAGVRELFSRARNAAPCMLFFDEFDSIAPRRGHDQTGVTDRVVNQFLTELDGVESLEGVHVFAATSRPDLIDPALLRPGRLDKAYYVRPPAFSDRLAILSAVGRQLNFSDDVDFSVISSWTDGYTGADLRALLYDSQLLAIQERLDRQPAANSPQASLPLAHLLRVDVQGSDSPENQSHLLQRLETIKQKLEKRREISNFSLTNDRVNTFSETRARPTPITISMRHVKSAFSRLNPSTTPDQRKKNDLLYSSFSASKKMDASTDAQQLLLCQKVTMA; from the coding sequence ATGGCGACGTTGGGCGCTCATTGTTTTTCGAGACTGCGCGTAAGACCGGAAAGGGGGTTCGAAAATTGGGCGAGCAGAATTCCGAGGAGTTTGTACTTCCAGCCGGTGGTGTTTGAAGAGGACGAGGATCTGGAGAGCGACGGTTCGCAGTTGGAAGTTCCCGCGCTGCTGCGTGGCTTTGAGGCTTGGATAGAGGCGAACGTGATGAATGGGGTGAAGGGAGCGAGTTGCTCAGCGAAGGAGGTGGCAGATGAGTTGAGCGTTCCCGTTACGAACGGTCTTCTTTTTTGCTTGCAGGGCGGAAGTGGCTATTACCGCGTCTATTGCGACGCGATGGAGCGCATCGGGGCCGCCGAGGCGTTGCCTTCCGAGTCTGCGAGGAGGGCGGGCGCCGTTGGGGACTCGCTCGCGCGCAGTCCGTTCGAGTCGTTGATCAATTTGTTTGGCGGTCCGTTGGACGAGAAGAGGGGTCGGgaaggggggggaggaggcagagCAAATTCAGTGGCGACGGAGCGGAAAAGGGAGCGACCGACTGAGGAGTGGCTGGACCGAGTAATGGAGGACACTTCCGTTTATTTCATACCGAGGAACGTGAGGTTCGACGAAAGGTCGGTGGTCGTTGGCAAAAAAAAGCAGATTCGGCGAAACAAGGAGTTGTTTTTGTCTTATGGCATTTTTCCGTCTAGTGTTTTACTGCCGAGCTTGGTTTTGCCTCGAGCGGTTTCTTGCTGCCCACCGCCGAAAATCGCAGAGATTGGAGGGCTGGACAGGGAGATCGAGCGGTGCAAGTTGCACATTGTTGGCGCGCTGTGTTGCCGTCGCCTCAAGAGGCGAATTGGTGACAGTTGGTCCAATTGTGTTATTCACATCTACGGCCAGCGCAGGTCCGGCAAGACGACGCTGTCCGTGTCTCTTGCTCACCAATTCGCGCTTTGTCCCCGGTACCGCGCGTATCCGGCCGTCTTTTCCGGCCTGGCGCGTTGCGGCATTTCTTCAGATGAGCTGCGTCGGGAACTCGCGCTGTTTTTTGAAGAGGCGATCGCCCACCAGCCCTCGGTGGTGGTGTTCGACGATTTGGACCTGTTGGTCTCACTGAAGGGCGAGCATGAGTACGCGGCGGCGGAAGACGCGGTTCGGGCGCACGTGGTATCGAGCGAGTTCGCGAAATGGTTGCGTTTGATTGCAAACGCTCGGCACATCGTGTGCGTCATCTTTACATCTCTCGAGcgcttttccctgcctcgagagcTTTGTCAGCCCGGTTTGGTCTCCGTGGAATGCGCGACGCCCTCTCAGGAGTCGCGGGTTCAAATTTTCGAGCGCCTCTTGGCGCGCAAGAAGCTGACGCTGGCGCCGAGCGTCGACGTGTCGTCGCTCGTGTCAAAGTGTGAAGGATACACGGCGGCCGATCTCGAGCAGTACCTCGACCGTGCGCTGCACGCCGCCTCGGTTCGCGTCGTCGACGCCGCCTCTCTCGGTGGTCGAGCGGTGGGCGCACATAACGGAACGTCAAACGAAGTGTCAAACAAAACGTCAAACGAAGTGTCAAACAAAACGTCAAACGAAACGCCAAACGAAATGTCAAAAACGTCAAACGAAATGTCAAACGAAATGTCAAAAACGTCAAACGAAATGTCAAAAACGCCAAACAAAACGTCGAGCGGCTGTTTTCTCGCGTCCGACCGTCAAGTGTGCGATTCGTCCTTTCCTCGGTGGAACTTGGCGCTCGAGGACTTCGACGCGGCGCGGCTCGGATTCGCTCCCGCGAGTCTGAGAGGGCTGAAGCTTCAAGAGTCGGGCGTCACGTGGGCGGACGTTGGAGGCTTGGATGAAATTTGCGAAGAAATTCGTCAACTCCTCGAATGGCCGATCAAGTACCAATTTTTGTATCGCCTCGTACCGATTTCCAGATGCGCAAACGTACTGCTCTATGGTCCGAGTGGCTGTGGGAAGACGCTGTTGGCGCACGCCGCTGCCAAGGAATGCGGCCTGAACTTTCTGAGCGTAAAGGGGCCCGAATTGTTAGACAAATATATTGGCCAATCTGAGGCCGGCGTTCGTGAATTGTTTTCTCGCGCGCGGAACGCAGCTCCTTGCATGCTTTTCTTTGATGAATTTGATTCAATTGCGCCCCGTCGCGGCCACGATCAAACGGGCGTCACCGATAGAGTTGTTAACCAGTTTCTGACTGAACTTGATGGCGTCGAAAGTCTCGAAGGTGTTCACGTCTTCGCCGCTACAAGTCGACCTGATTTGATCGACCCGGCCCTCCTTCGCCCCGGCCGTCTCGACAAGGCCTATTACGTTCGCCCGCCAGCCTTCTCGGATAGGCTCGCCATTCTGAGCGCCGTCGGCCGCCAACTCAACTTCTCCGACGACGTGGACTTTTCTGTCATCTCTTCTTGGACCGACGGATACACGGGCGCCGATTTGCGCGCCCTATTATACGACTCCCAGCTCCTGGCTATTCAAGAAAGGCTTGACCGGCAACCCGCGGCCAACTCGCCCCAAGCTAGTCTGCCCCTCGCTCACCTGCTTCGCGTGGATGTCCAAGGCTCCGATTCTCCGGAAAATCAATCTCACTTGCTCCAGCGCCTGGAAACGATTAAACAAAAGCTCGAAAAACGGCGAGAAATCTCGAATTTCTCCCTAACAAACGACCGGGTCAACACTTTCTCAGAAACCCGCGCTCGCCCCACGCCCATAACCATATCCATGCGCCACGTCAAATCCGCCTTCTCGCGCCTGAATCCCAGCACCACTCCGGACCAACGAAAGAAAAACGACCTACTCTATTCCAGCTTTTCAGCCTCAAAAAAAATGGATGCTTCCACCGACGCCCAGCAACTTCTGCTGTGCCAGAAAGTGACCATGGCTTAA
- the LOC126318312 gene encoding NEDD8-activating enzyme E1 catalytic subunit-like translates to MLSDIDYLLRRDSQFSEFKPDTAEDDENRRLLAEECRILVIGAGGLGCELLKNLALSGFKMIEVIDMDVVDVSNLNRQFLFRQEDIGQPKAIVAADFVNSRMKDVRIVPHFKDITEMSLDFYQQFNLIIAGLDSIKARRWINSVLIGITEKGEDGEWDPSTIIPLIDGGTEGFKGQVRVIIPRLTSCIECSIDLYPIDPLNFPICTLTERPRQPEHCIQYVMLKWDSFEAWKGVKFDKDNSEHMAWVYKMAKERAQQFGISGVTLKLTQGVIKRIIPAVASTNAIIAASCVNEAFKFATHASRYLNNYMSYNGLEGVYTNVFEYKKKATCPVCGSEPIRMKVDPLKTLDSFIQDLVADPSLHLSAPSLSAGNKPRKWLYIRGALEEKTAPNLSKPLRDLVEEGQTVYITDPNLAGELLIQILVTFK, encoded by the exons ATGTTGTCAGACATCGACTACCTCCTCCGAAGGGACTCTCAATTTTCTGAGTTCAAGCCCGACACGGCGGAAGATGATGAG AACAGGAGGCTCTTAGCCGAAGAGTGTCGAATCTTAGTAATCGGAGCCGGAGGGCTAGGATGCGAGCTACTCAAGAATTTGGCCCTCAGCGGCTTCAAAATGATCGAGGTCATAGACATGGACGTCGTCGACGTTTCCAATTTGAACAGGCAGTTCCTATTCAG ACAAGAAGACATTGGCCAACCTAAGGCTATCGTAGCCGCTGACTTTGTGAATTCTAGAATGAAAGATGTCAGAATTGTACC CCACTTCAAAGACATTACGGAAATGTCACTCGATTTCTACCAACAGTTCAACCTGATTATCGCCGGACTGGACTCTATCAAGGCGCGCCGGTGGATTAATTCCGTACTCATTGGCATAACTGAAAAAGGAGAGGATGGGGAATGGGACCCTTCGACTATCATTCCGCTCATAGACGGAGGAACTGAGGGATTCAAAGGCCAAGTACGCGTTATCATTCCTCGCCTCACGTCCTGTATAGAATGCTCTATTGATCTGTATCCGATAGATCCATTAAATTTTCCAATATGCACGTTGACTGAAAGACCGCGCCAACCGGAGCATTGTATTCAATACGTCATGTTGAAGTGGGATTCCTTTGAAGCCTGGAAGGGAGTCAAGTTTGATAAAGACAATTCCGAGCACATGGCTTGGGTGTACAAAATGGCAAAAGAAAGAGCACAACAATTTGGTATCAGCGGCGTGACCCTGAAATTGACTCAGGGCGTCATCAAGCGAATCATTCCAGCCGTCGCATCGACAAATGCTATCATCGCCGCATCGTGCGTTAACGAGGCGTTCAAATTTGCAACTCACGCCAGCCGGTATTTGAACAACTATATGTCCTACAATGGTTTAGAAGGTGTTTACACAAACGTTTTTGAGTACAAAAAAAAAGCGACGTGCCCCGTTTGCGGCTCAGAGCCCATTAGAATGAAGGTGGATCCGTTGAAGACACTAGATAGCTTCATTCAGGACCTCGTTGCGGACCCATCGCTCCATCTATCTGCACCGAGTTTGTCCGCTGGCAACAAACCAAGGAAGTGGTTGTATATAAGAGGCGCTCTGGAAGAAAAAACGGCGCCCAATTTGAGCAAGCCGCTTCGGGATCTGGTTGAAGAGGGCCAAACCGTTTATATTACGGACCCTAATTTGGCGGGCGAATTGCTGATCCAAATTCTTGTAACTTTTAAATGA